A stretch of DNA from Ranitomeya variabilis isolate aRanVar5 chromosome 1, aRanVar5.hap1, whole genome shotgun sequence:
tttatctgaccagagcaccttcttccacatgtttggtgtctcccaagtggcttgttgcaaactttaaaagacactttttatggatatctttgagaaatggctttcttcttgccactcttccataaatgccagatttgtgcagtgtacgactgattgttgtcctatggacagactgtcccacctcagctgtagatctctgcagttcatccagagtgatcatgggcctcttggctgcatctctgatcagtcttctccttgtttgagatgaaagtttagagggacagccgggtcttggtagatttgctgtggtatgatactccttccatttcaatatgatccttgcacagtgctccttgggatgtttaaagttttggaaatcattttgtatccaaatccagctttaaacttctccacaacagtatcacggacctgcctgttgtgttcctttagtcttcatgatgctctctgtgcttcaaacagaaccgagactatcatagagcaggtgcatttatacggagacttgattacacacaatggattatatttatcatcattaggcatttaggacacattggatcattcagagatccacaatgaacttctggagggagtttgctgcactgaaagtaaaggggccgaataatattgcacgccccacttttcatcttttgaatttccacaaaaatttaaaataaccaatacatttcattcaacttcacaattgtgttccacttgttgatttttcaccaaaaatttacatttggtatatttatgtttgaagcttgatatgtgggaaaaggttgaaaagttccagggagacgaatactttcgcaaggcactgtacatacagtatagacagacacactgtaatgcaggatatagtgtggacctgtatatacagtatggtactgtgtaagtcaggagctgcaagaaagatacacagatagacagagatcatactcacccaccgcgacacggaagactgaaccacttcacctctggatcttcagtgactgaagatcctgAGCGAAGTCCTGCCGTGCTCCGCAGGGAAAAACCTCTTCTCGCACCGACATCatggctccacctccttcctcgaagatagctgaacaaactctcatctgatctaatccgagggagcgatcatatagctgaataggtagcgcctagaagcttgttgggatcggagaaggctgccgcatgccataagctaagcattaggtacagggagggtactaaggaagtctggctaggctagccaggtcagtggatgctgacgcaggtcaggtgccatgactctgccgctctgcacCAGGCATTAAGATGTAgaaccgtagccaggtccctacactttcaatagtttctcttttgttaaatgtttattatcattagaaacggttcacagcaaagagacgtgtattttacatgttttgagatattaatccctatattggtgggtggcccccgcttggtgggtggcccaggcccCTTGGGCCCCCCCCTTAATCCGGGCCTGGATCCCGGTGACCTTTTAGATACTCCAACTCCTCCATTGAgagatagacagcgacatcctgacaccttataggaacctgacaacagTGACACCgttatcacccagaatcctccactgtCATACTGTATAacatcccagcagtcacctctccgctcatcacccagaatcctacaGTGCAGTAaaatttcccagcagtcacctctccggttaacacccagaatcctccagtgtcgtcctgtataatgtcccagcagtcacctctccggtcatcacccagaatcctccagtgctttatactgtcccagcagtcacctctccgcttatcacacagaatcctccagtgctgtataatgtcccagcagccacctctccgctcatcacccagagtcCTCCAGTGCtgtgtaatgtcccagcagtcacctctccgttcatcacccagaatcctccagtgctgtataatgtcccagcagtcacctctcagctcatcacccagaatcctccagtgccgtcctgtataatgtcccagcagtcacctctccggtcatcatcCAGAATCgtccagtgctgtataatctcccagcagtcacctctccgttcatcacccagaatccgccagtgctgtataatgtcccagcagtcacctctccgctcatcacccagaatcttcCAGTGCTGTATGATGTCCCAGCattcacctctccgctcagcagctcaatcatcttgttgctgagctccaggatcttcttgttcctctcatgtagcagggagtgTGGGGGAGGCTCTGAGATGGGGCCCGGGCTCTGCCCTCCTGACTCTcggagatggatgatgggagtcacaccatcccccggtgtcttcctcactattgtgtaatcctgtgtatggagagagacacttagggagaagattccttcccgactccagataTGACAGTAGAAATCCTGGGATCAATAACcgtctccagtaatctggggccataaccgggaatattaggagaatggaggagattccggcagctccggtgtagacggctcagcggtgatgggaggagaatggaggagattccagcagctccggtgtagacggctcagaggtgacaggaggagaatggaggagattccggcagctccagtgtagacggctcagcggtgacaggaggagtatGGAGGAGATTCCGGAAGCTCTGGTGTAGACGGTTcagaggtgacaggaggagaatggaggagattccggcagctccggtgtagacggctcagcagtgacaggaggagtatggaggagattccggcagctctggtgtagacggttcagaggtgacaggaggagaatggaggagattccggcagctctggtttagacggctcagcggtgacaggaggagaatggagtagattccggcagctccggtgtagacggctcagcggtgacaggaggagtatggaggagattccggcagctctggtgtagacggttcagaggtgacaggaggagaatggaggagattccggcagctccggtgtagacggctcagcggtgacaggaggagtatggaggagattccggcagctctggTGTAGACGGTTCAGAGGTgacaggagaatggaggagattccggcagctccggtgtagacggctcagcggtgacaggaggagtatggaggagattctggcagctccggtgtagacggttcagaggtgacaggaggagaatagaGGACattctggcagctccggtgtagacggctcagcggtgacgcaGGTAAGATGGCGCGGATGTGTGCGTTCCAGGTGATGGACCGCAGGATAACACGCCCCACTCTTGATAGACATGGTGTGGCTGTGACGCAGCTCCCGTAAGTCCGGACAACCTCCTGCATTTCTAAAATAGGGCCAGATGTGGAGTGGGCGACGTCACTCGCTGGAgtcatgtgagacatggggcacctttgtttaaagggaatctgtcacccccaatatcgagggtgaggtaagcccaccggcatcagggatttatctacagcattctgtaatgcattctgtaatgcattctgtaatgctgtagatgagccccgatTTATGCTAAAagctgagaaaaagaggttagattatactcacccaggggcggtcccgctgctggtccaggtccggcgtctcccatcttcatcagttgatgtcctcttctggtcttcaggctgcggctccggcgcactttgtctgccctgttgcactgtgtttttttgccgccatgcataacgcctttttgtattaccaaacaactcaatcttggtttcatcagtccacaggaccttcttccaaaaagaaattggcttctccaaatgtgcttttgcatacctcagccaactcggtttgtggcgtgcttgcagaaacttcttctttcgcatcactctcccatacagcttctccttgtgcaaagtgcgttgtatagttgaccgatgaacAGTGACACCATctccagcaagttgatgctgcagatctctggaggtggcctgaggattgtccttgactgatcttactattcttcttctctgcctttctgatgtttttcttggcctgccacttctggccttaacaagaactgtacctgtgttcttccatttccttactatgctcctcacagtggaaaatgacagattaaatctctgagacagctttttgtatccttcccccgaacaactatgttgaataatctttgttttcagatcatttgacagttgttttgaggagcccatgatgccactcttcggaggagattcaaacaggagaacaacttgcaagtggccactttaagtagcttttctcatgattgcatacacctagctatgaagtccaaagctcaatgaggttacaaaaccaaaaaaagtgctttagtaagtcagtaaaaagtaggtaggagtatttaaaacaagaaaatgataagggtgcccatacttatgcacctgtcaaattttgtttgaatgcagattgaacattttctgttagtacaataaacctcatttcaaggcagaaacattactgtgtccaacagttattagatatatgaaactgaaatagctgttgcaaaaaaaaaaataatttataaaacattaagcttaagattaataggggtgcccaaactttttcatatgactgtatatgtggTATTATAGTtctgtgtcactttttcctcttgaGTGTTTATTTTAAGACTATCCAATAAAGGTTATATTTGTatctatggccatgtgagggcttgtttttttgtgaaacgagttgcacttttgaacgacatcattggttttagcatgtcgtgtactagaaaacgggaaaaaaaattccaattgcggtgaaattgcaaaaaaaagtgcaatcccatacttgatttttgtttggcttttttactaggttcactaaatgctaaaactgacctttcattatgattctccaggtcattacgagttcatagacaccaaacatgtctaggttctcttttatcgaagtgttgaaaacaaattccaaactttgctaacaaaataaataaataaatttccgatacctgtagcgtctccattttttgtgatctggggagtgtttaacgatcaggttaatccttttttttattgatagatcgagcgattctgaacgcggcaatactaaatatgtgtaggtttgatttttttttttattgttttattttgaatggggcgaaaggggggtgatttaaacttttatatatttttttttcacttttgccatgcttcaatagcctccatgggaggctagaatctggcacaactggattggctcacctacatagcagcgatcattaaatcgctgctatgcagctgaattgcaggcttgctatgagcgccgaccacagggtggcgctcagagcaggccggcatcagtaaccatagaggtctcgaggacatctatggttactatcctgacgcatcgctgacccccgttcaTGTGTGATGCGCTTATTTCTGGcccgaagcgccggttaaatgccgctgtcagcgtttgacagcggcatttaactggtcaatagcggtgggtgaatcacgatttcacccgtcgctattgcgggcacatgtcagctgttcaaaacagctgacatgtcccggctttgatgcgggctcaccgcccgagcccgcatcaaagcgggggttctgacttcggacgtactatcccgtccgaggtcagaaaggggctaaacatttcccatttattatctgtattcttatttctgaggacattgtcccagtcaactagatgaagggcatctctaagctggtcaaactttgccttcctaaagttcagtgtttttgtgactccctgacaaatcCCCCTAGCAAAAGACAAGTGACATTGTACAATATTGtgttcgctatttcctagatgcccaacgacctgcagatttgttattctgtcaggtgtaTTAGATAGTATtaagtctaaaagtgctgctcctctggttggaatcTACACCAAttgaatttttcttggttatttgcAAAACCTGTTGCATTTATGGGattcgcaggtctctgtttcccagttaacagggccggcccgagagattacggtgccttaggcgaaactattttgttgggcccctactacttttaacatacctcccaacttttgaagatgggaaagagggacaaagtttgcaaattttaggccacgcctctgaccacaccaattcataactagccacacccaaatccacgtcccaaccacacccatttagcactgctgatcacactgtttcataaggaattataaacaaaaaaaatatggccacacagtgctccatactgtataatggctacacatgatgctccatactgtataatggccacacatgatgctccatactgtaaaatggccacacatgatgctccatactgtataatggccacacatgatgctccatactgtatattggccgcacatgatacttcataccgtataatggccacacatagctactcctacacacgtggctgcgctctgtacacacgcggctccgctccgtacacatttagctctgctccatacaccttatacaaacacgactccgctccatacacctcatacacacggctccgctccgcacatctcatacacacacggctccgctccgtacacctcatacacattcagctccgctccatacaccttttgccttttgaaaagattttttataattttttctattttttctctggcgcccccttagggtcagcGCCCTAGACGGCCGCCTAGtttgcctatacgttcgggccgaccctgccagttaatatctgggtagttaaagtcccccataacaaggacctcataatgaatgggttgcagcttcatcttcaAAAAGAGAAAGAAGATAGATGGTGCATTATGtaaccaacttgttcattccaggcctagaagacttggtgcggtCGTTAAAAATCAAGGAGGACATACAAAATGATAGATGTAGAAgcttttgatgtggggtgtactcattttttaaTCAACTAATTTGTGTAAACctaaagattttgtaatgaaagttatattaaccTAACTTACAAGTTTTGATTACAAAAAATGTGCCATGAAACTCAGTGTTGGCAACATTttagaaattgttcttgtgttcagtgagatattgataaaAATCTTACCGATcaaaggggtgtactcatttatgctgagcaatgTTTATTAAAATTTATAAAACACAGAACATAATTACCATTTCTTTCCTGTAAGCCTTTTCTCCTGTTTTACAAGATATGATTTCTGTATGAAAAATTTCCACCATTCTGAACAAGCTTCTATGTGTGACTTCTCTCGTGGCTCCTAAGACTTGATTTTTTTGCAAAGCATTTCTCACAgcgtgaacatgaatacggcttctctcctgtgtgaattctctgatgtttaataagattccctttaacattgaatgacctcccacattctgaacatgaaaacggcttttctcctgtgtggattctttgatgtctaataagactcgctttatctgtaaaacatttcacacattctgaacatgaaaatggcttctctcctgtatgaattctctgatgtttaattaGACTCCCTTTAACCGTGAAAGACTTCCAACACAGTGAACATGAAAATGTATTTTCTCCTGTGTGAActttctgatgtctaataagatttCCTTTAgttgtaaagcatttcccacattctgaacaggagtatGGAGTCTCACATGTATGATTTTTCTGATGTGTAAAAAGATTCCATTTATCTGTGAAGgccttcccacattccgaacatgaaaatggcttttctcctgtgtgagttctctcatgtATCACAAATTTTGATTTATacgtaaagcatttcccacattctgaacaggagtatGGCTTCTCTCCTTTGAGCTTTGTTTGTGTTAAAATATCTATGCTTCCAGTAAGCTGCTTGTCACACTGAAATCTTGTATCCACTTTGTCACCTGGAATTGTGGTAACAATGTGAGATTGCTCAGGAGAGGGTTCCTCATGATTAGGAGGATTATAAGAAAATGAAGTTCTGTGAAGTCCAGGAGGTCCAAGAAGGGTAATGAGGTTTTCTCCATTAGAGTGCTTCCCTATATCTTCTTTACAACTTAGTGATAACCAGTTATTCTCACAAGGATTTCCTATAAGTATAAAGATAGACTGGATGTGATTTTTTTTCGATAGCACAAAAGGGATTTCTAATTTCTATTATGGAGCTCACAATGAAAACCCTCGTCAGTAAAAGTACCAGTAATAAGGAAGACATCTACATGCCATAACATTAACACAACGACAGGTAAAATGAATAACACAAACTGGTGACATTTAtacttaggtaggaaaaaaggatcatccccgcgctgccgcaagaagaattccaaaaattgtagaggtttcaacgtggtttattctacgcgtttcagagttcaggtgaccccttcatcaggacataccacaaatattgtacaTGAGTTATAGGTATACAGGGTTTAAGTACACGTCAGCATTTGCAAGCGACGCCCAATGGATCAGATAACACCCAGTGTCAGAGTTCAAGCTGATCAGGAAGTTCACATGACAAGATTAAAAATCATCAGATAAATACAAATTGATATTTTACACATTTAGCCTTATTTTTGTTTATAGGAtaacaaaaattgaaaaaagaagaaaaaaaaaaaaaaaaaaaaaaaaaaaaaaaaaaagaaacacggtCTCACTGAGTGGAACGAACCAAACTCACATGGAAAAATGAAACAAATTCAGAGGTGAAGGCATTTATTTACTTTGAGCTACTGAGCTGGAAGGATAGACTCTTGGAGAACACAGGTTGCCAGTGTTGAACCAtagttaaaatactttttattaataaatattaaaatagttttttttatattaaaagTGGAAATGTGTTTGTCAAATTAGTTGGGAGTATGTCATACCACAAAAAGAAGTAATTAAGAAACGGGGAGTTAAAACACTGGAGCATACACCAAATGAGGATCACTTCACTAGGAGTGAGAGAAAATGGACACATCTGATCAATTCATGGAGAGTCCAGAGGACAAATGCTCCCCCAGTCATATGGAATAAAGCTGACGGGTTCAAGCGCCAGCAGAGCGCAAAAAAGGGCTTCGGCTTCCCAGAAAGGCACAGAAACGTAATGATTAGACGAAGAAGCACATagacataataataaataaatatatatatatatatatatatatatatatatatatatatatatatatatatatatatatatatatatatatatatatatatatatatatatacacacatacacagtggggcaaaaaagtatttagtcagtcagcaatagtgcaagttcaaacacttaaaaagatgagaggcgtctgtaatttacatcataggtagacctcaactatgggagacaaactgagaaaaaaaaatccagtaaatcacattgtctgtttttttgatcattttatttgcattttatggtggaaaataagtatttggtcagaaacaaaatttcatctcaatactttgtaatatatcctttgttggcaatgacagaggtcaaacgttttctgtaagtcttcacaaggttgccacacactgttgttggtatgttggcccattcctccatgcagatcatctctagagcagtgatgtttttggcttttcgcttggcaacacggactttcaactccctccaaaggttttctatagggttgagatctggagactggctaggccactccaggaccttgaaatgcttcttacgaagccactccttcgttgccctggcggtgtgctttggatcattgtcatgttgaaagacccagccacgtttcaacttcaatgcccttgctgatggaaggaggtttgcactcaaaatctcacgatacatggccccattcattctttcatgtacccggatcagtcgtcctggcccctttgcagagaaacagctccaaagcatgatgtttccaccaccatgctttacagtaggtatggtgtttgatggatgcaactcagtattctttttcctccaaacacgacaagttgtgtttctaccaaacagttccagtttggtttcatcagaccataagacattctcccaaaactcctctggatcatccaaatgctctct
This window harbors:
- the LOC143793559 gene encoding uncharacterized protein LOC143793559 — protein: MTPRMDEDRDETTRRLFHLALEIVSLLSGEDYTIVRKTPGDSVTPIIHLQESGGRSPGPITEPPPHSLLHERNKKILELSNKMIELLSGEVPIRCQDVAVYLSMEEWEYLEGHQDRYQDVMMEELRPLTPRDGSRRRNPPERCPHPLYSQDCLEENHNIPEDHQGEDLIDIQVEVIHGAQEAIAIWADQQDELMEKNPPERCPSPLYPQDCPEENHNIPEDHQEEDPTKNKVKDETEEEAITRGDQPCVSDGKEEIPGDVSTGNPCENNWLSLSCKEDIGKHSNGENLITLLGPPGLHRTSFSYNPPNHEEPSPEQSHIVTTIPGDKVDTRFQCDKQLTGSIDILTQTKLKGEKPYSCSECGKCFTYKSKFVIHERTHTGEKPFSCSECGKAFTDKWNLFTHQKNHTCETPYSCSECGKCFTTKGNLIRHQKVHTGENTFSCSLCWKSFTVKGSLIKHQRIHTGEKPFSCSECVKCFTDKASLIRHQRIHTGEKPFSCSECGRSFNVKGNLIKHQRIHTGEKPYSCSRCEKCFAKKSSLRSHERSHT